One stretch of Chryseobacterium fluminis DNA includes these proteins:
- a CDS encoding non-ribosomal peptide synthetase — translation MNKKVLHYLFENIAEEKPANIAVRTETKSVSYSELNSQANRLADLLAHFSIKKEDIITTFLDDRLAQLIAILGIFKSGSVYLPLDQKYSQNYWEELYTKIKPEALLISKNNFNSFFGYDSLFEYNIPTIIAVDSNDGKLIFSEYRQSEGIYIENEIDMELSIHNKDIVVEGEDSNYIFFTSGSTGKPKAVLGSHQSLSHFIHWESKELAITEKVKVGQLTSLSFDASLRDIFVALMNGGTICFPSKEIKEDSALLLQWLKNEKITLLHTIPTMLRLLSTIHNAAETVTSNEFPELEYILLAGEKLYAKDITNWRKLYGHNTTIINLYGATESTLVKSFYRIENNLNRNSEEVLPVGQPISNTRILIVNEANELCRINEKGDIYIKTPFLSKGYYHDPVLTAEKFVQNPLRQEKDIVYKTGDYGKYDSERNVIVIGREDGMVKLNGVRIDMNSIETVILKLNDIHTVKCMIYNSDSVSSSLVCFYGSNTVTEDDLRMHCSKYLSVYEMPSVIFRLKEFPINANGKIDTVHLQNSIQKRLSEGNTTQKKQPVNAVEEKLIILWQEVLNIGNIGTEDHFLSLGGNSIRQISLRSKIRMAFNVNLTIEDLFLCPTIRSQASHISTLPVLESIAGKNEIIPISENENGYSISNEQLRIWLASQSEDHSKANNMSYTYHVNGDFKVELFKKALQEIFNRYEILRTAFDVNEAGEVVQKIVDEIVIDAVFDYKIVGENFNENNAKQYLKDFTDLAFDLKKAPLVKFLVIKISEDKFILSTLMHHIIGDYTSDKIIISEVIKFYKAYEKGHSVQLSPINVQYKDYAYWIKNRLANNEFSSEKEFWENYLENIKQQPKWYKNSVTDNFEGAHYSKVLSSEFTGEIKKYCVDHNYNVMGIMTIALGILIHKISGQNDIIIGAPINLRNHPSLIGQVGLYLNMAPYRVKINGQNKIKEIIDETIKNQVKIFDNSFYPFDSIIEDFDHKHHFNLMDRIDVYVNFINHEDANDTDSLENISFVPQEKIIKRSKFPICFYINNNQDEISYFIEYQKNVFNDSEISKLGERFLLCLKQIVDNQNETVNKISLIDKKSIPSFSLK, via the coding sequence ATGAATAAAAAAGTTTTACATTATTTATTTGAAAATATTGCGGAAGAAAAACCAGCCAATATTGCAGTTCGTACTGAAACGAAATCGGTATCTTATAGTGAATTAAACAGTCAGGCTAATCGTTTAGCAGATCTTTTAGCTCATTTTTCTATAAAAAAAGAAGATATAATAACTACTTTTCTGGATGACAGACTGGCTCAGTTAATTGCGATACTGGGTATTTTTAAATCAGGATCTGTTTATTTACCTCTGGATCAAAAATACAGTCAGAATTATTGGGAAGAACTTTATACGAAAATCAAGCCTGAAGCTTTACTGATTTCAAAAAATAATTTTAATTCCTTTTTCGGATATGACTCTCTTTTCGAATATAATATTCCAACCATTATTGCTGTTGACAGCAATGATGGTAAATTGATTTTTTCAGAATATAGACAAAGTGAAGGCATCTATATAGAGAATGAAATTGATATGGAACTATCAATTCACAATAAGGATATAGTTGTAGAAGGTGAAGACTCTAATTATATATTTTTTACCTCAGGGTCAACCGGAAAACCTAAAGCAGTTTTGGGTAGTCATCAGAGCTTAAGCCATTTTATACACTGGGAATCAAAAGAACTGGCTATTACTGAAAAAGTTAAGGTAGGGCAGTTAACATCACTTTCTTTTGACGCTTCTTTAAGAGATATTTTTGTAGCCTTAATGAATGGAGGAACTATTTGTTTTCCATCAAAAGAAATAAAAGAAGATTCAGCTTTGCTGCTTCAGTGGCTTAAAAATGAAAAAATAACATTGTTACATACCATTCCGACCATGTTACGATTACTTTCAACCATACATAATGCAGCAGAAACTGTTACTTCAAATGAGTTTCCTGAATTAGAATATATATTGCTTGCAGGAGAAAAATTGTATGCTAAGGATATTACAAACTGGAGAAAATTATACGGGCACAATACCACTATCATAAACCTTTATGGTGCCACAGAATCTACATTGGTTAAGTCATTTTACCGAATAGAAAATAATCTTAATAGAAATTCTGAAGAAGTTTTACCTGTTGGACAGCCTATATCCAATACCAGGATTTTGATTGTGAATGAAGCCAATGAGTTGTGTCGAATTAACGAAAAAGGAGACATCTATATTAAAACTCCATTTTTGTCAAAAGGCTATTACCACGATCCGGTACTTACAGCGGAAAAATTCGTTCAAAACCCATTGAGGCAGGAAAAAGATATAGTCTATAAAACCGGAGATTATGGGAAATATGATTCCGAAAGAAATGTAATCGTAATAGGCAGGGAAGACGGAATGGTTAAACTCAATGGGGTCCGAATTGATATGAATTCTATTGAAACTGTAATCTTAAAACTAAATGATATTCATACCGTAAAATGCATGATATACAATAGTGATTCTGTAAGCAGCAGCCTTGTATGTTTTTATGGATCGAATACTGTCACTGAGGATGATTTAAGAATGCATTGCTCAAAGTATTTGTCTGTATATGAAATGCCTTCTGTTATTTTTCGATTAAAAGAATTTCCAATCAATGCAAATGGAAAAATAGATACTGTACACCTTCAGAACAGCATCCAAAAAAGGCTTTCAGAAGGAAATACAACTCAAAAAAAACAACCAGTTAATGCTGTAGAAGAAAAATTAATAATCTTATGGCAGGAAGTCCTGAATATAGGCAATATCGGAACTGAAGATCATTTCCTGTCATTAGGAGGGAATAGTATCAGGCAAATCTCACTGAGATCTAAAATAAGAATGGCTTTCAATGTTAATCTAACAATTGAAGATCTGTTTTTATGTCCCACAATACGGTCTCAGGCATCACATATTTCCACGCTTCCGGTATTAGAATCCATCGCTGGGAAAAATGAAATCATACCAATTTCTGAAAATGAAAATGGTTATAGCATATCTAATGAGCAATTAAGAATTTGGCTTGCCTCTCAATCTGAAGATCACTCAAAAGCAAATAATATGTCATACACGTATCATGTAAATGGTGATTTTAAAGTCGAGCTTTTTAAAAAGGCATTGCAGGAAATATTTAATCGATATGAAATCTTAAGAACAGCATTTGATGTAAATGAAGCTGGGGAAGTAGTACAAAAAATTGTTGACGAAATTGTTATTGATGCCGTATTTGATTATAAAATTGTTGGTGAAAACTTTAACGAAAATAACGCAAAACAATATTTAAAAGATTTTACCGATCTGGCTTTTGATTTGAAGAAAGCTCCATTGGTAAAGTTTCTTGTGATTAAAATTTCCGAAGATAAGTTCATTCTATCCACATTAATGCATCATATAATCGGGGATTACACCTCTGATAAGATTATTATCAGTGAGGTTATAAAATTTTATAAAGCTTATGAAAAGGGCCATTCGGTCCAGCTCAGCCCAATTAACGTTCAGTATAAGGATTATGCTTACTGGATTAAAAACAGGTTGGCAAATAATGAATTTTCTTCAGAAAAAGAATTTTGGGAAAACTATTTAGAAAATATAAAACAACAGCCTAAATGGTATAAAAATTCAGTTACTGATAATTTTGAAGGAGCTCATTACTCAAAAGTGCTTTCTTCCGAATTTACCGGAGAAATTAAAAAATATTGTGTAGATCATAATTATAATGTGATGGGAATTATGACTATTGCTTTAGGGATTTTAATTCATAAGATAAGCGGTCAAAATGATATCATTATAGGAGCTCCCATTAATCTTAGAAATCATCCCAGTTTAATAGGCCAGGTTGGATTATACTTGAATATGGCTCCTTATAGAGTAAAAATCAATGGTCAAAATAAAATTAAAGAGATTATTGACGAAACAATTAAAAATCAAGTAAAAATTTTCGACAATTCATTTTATCCATTCGATTCTATTATTGAAGATTTTGATCACAAACATCATTTTAATCTGATGGACAGAATTGATGTATATGTCAATTTTATCAATCACGAAGATGCAAATGATACCGATAGTTTGGAGAATATATCATTTGTTCCGCAAGAAAAAATCATAAAAAGAAGCAAATTTCCTATTTGCTTTTATATCAATAATAACCAGGACGAAATCTCTTATTTTATTGAATACCAA